DNA from Elaeis guineensis isolate ETL-2024a chromosome 2, EG11, whole genome shotgun sequence:
ttttattgaaaatatttttaccaAATATAGattatcattatttaaaaatttatcaaatatcaatcccatatcatatttattttatcttctcccTAAAAAATAAACACAAgatccattaatttttttatcatatcttttttatttttcatactcaatatgataatttgatataaaatttatttttaattttttttatcttttcatacTAGATTATTCCTGATCACACATATCCTTGGTTATTTCAAAAAACAAATATCATACATACACAATGATAGCACGTACGGAAATCATAATTGTCTTCCCAGAATGATACAAGATAAGCCATCATTGCAAGGATTCATTGGCTAATCAAACTAAACTGCATTTACCTAATCCTTGGAAAGTTAATGCAACTTGActtgtttctttttttgtttttaggTACATCAACTTGACATGGTTCACAAAACAAAAATGTACACTTGAACAGCAGAGCCACAGAGATCTGTTGCTTAGTCTCCCAAACTCGCACAAGAACTTCCCAGGTGCGTCGTAACGTCATGAACTGCGAGCCTGATCACGTGCGAACCCGATAATCCTGATATCTCTATGCACTCTTCCAAGTCTGCGTTGCAAGCCAGCATGACCCACTCATGATCATCATCCAGATACTTGATATCAAATGTGCCCACTTCGAGTTTCAGCCTCTTTGTCACTTCATCCCTCAATGCCACGATACCAGCAGTGCAGGCCAACCGAAATCTAATTATATCTTCTTGGTGACTTGCCTTGATGGTGACCATCCTTGTTTCTGGCATGGCCATGGGATTTAATGGATTAGCGGCCATCACATGTTCATCTTGACAACCATCCCTTGCATTACTACAGAGatttttcaaatcttttgagcttCCTGAATCTTCAATCAGCATCCCAGCAAGCTGTGGTTGAGGCTTTGCCACATTAACACCAGGCATCAAGCATACAGGAGGCAGTCTTGGACCTCCAGCATGTTGTAATGTGAATTCCAAAGAATCACCAACTATTCCTTGTTTCAAGTCAGAGGGAGGAGATGCATCGTCCAAAAAGGTTTCATTGACTGGACTTTCATGAAATGAACCCAGGGAAGCAGGAGTGTCCATGCTCCCTTCTGAAGAACCATTTGTTTTCGAACAAGGAGAGTCTTTACCAGGTTCTGGCATTGGACTGCTATCATCATGACCAAGTTCTTGTTGAGCCAAAAGTTTGTCATGCTGATCATTTTTTCCTGGTGTTTTATGTGGCGATGAAACATTATCTTTTACAGCACCTGTGATTTCTTTAGATCCATCCAAATTAACCGGCCAAGATATGGAACCAACAGCAACTGGAAGTGGGCATCCAAGAGAAGTCAAATGAAATGCCCCTTCTGCAACTTGAACTGACTCAATCACTCGTTTCAGTTTCGAAAGAGAGCGGTTAACCTTACTGATCTTGCGAGATGGCCATCTGGAAATCCCATGCTGCCTACAGATGCGCTTCATTGTAGTAGGACAAACTGTGAATCCAGAAAATGTATGGTTACAGATGGATGCAACCTTATAATTAAACAGAAAAGATGCAAGGGAAAGAGTACTACAATGTAACCCAGAAAACCTATGGTTACAGATGGATGCAGCTTTCTAACTAATACGAAAGATACAGGGGAAAGAGCATGAGTTTTTAAAGGTGGTGGTGGTGACGGTGATGGCACATATAAAGAACAGTTAGCAGAGGCAGGATTTAATCAGGATATTGAAGAAATGACAATGGATAAATCAATCCGGCAATCTTTTCAAGAAACAAATTCTTTCAGCTACCACAAATCCAAATATACTGCcggcatgcacaaaaataagtatGAACACAAAAGCAAGATTGCAGGCATCAGTTCAAGCAAGTGATCTTACCTCCAAGACTCTTTGCAGCATCTTTCAGACTCCCAGAGAAGTATTGTTGGAGAACTTCTAAACTGATTGATTTCTCTGCTTTGCCTCTCCTCTTTTCTGGAGCTCCATTGTTTCTGTTGCTCAATAGAGAACCAGCTGAGTCAAAATGTATGTTGCTGGCCTTTTCAGCATTTGCATGTGTAGGAAAATGTTGCACCCGTGAATCAGAAGTTACATTTCCCTCATTCTGTGAGTCATCATAGccctcaagggtgtaagtttcaGGGGATGCATAAAGATGAGAGTCGCAAATTTGATTGCAGATATGTTTAGGTTCAAATCCATGATTCTCATTCGCAAACATGTTGATAATTTCAAAAGAGATTCCTTTTTGGAGTTCTAAATCACTAACAACTTTCAAGCTGCGAAAACATTGTTTCATCAAGGCTGAAATAGAGTCCAATAAAGCCTGTTGCTCAATAAGGTACTTGCAGTCATGGGGAAGGAAGAATTCCAATATGTAATCATCATCTCCTGAATGAGTACTTTGTAAGCATATGGCGAGACAGCCAACCAATCCAAACATCCGAGCATAGTGTACAAGGGGGTACTCACTCT
Protein-coding regions in this window:
- the LOC105038301 gene encoding protein NLP3 isoform X1, yielding MSETGDGKPPDDDSTALGRELMDLDLDIDGSTWPFDPSASVSIPLSSFLLSSSSSPLPGLPQLSFPPSPSPIWIVEDRAAEISSFLEDCPRFLNANEGARCGNVNASNSKARRLPLPAVEENADDSRVIKERMTQALRHFKESTDQHVLVQVWAPMKKGDRCFLTTSGQPFVLDPQSTRLLQYRTVSVMYIFSVDEDGEGSLGLPGRVYRHRLPEWTPNVQYYSSKEYPRLAHALNYNVQGSLALPVFEPSGQSCVGVVELVMTLPKINYAREVDKVCKALQAVNLKSSEILDHPNIQISNEGRQEALAEILEVLTVVCEAQKLPLAQTWVPCKRRTILAHGGGLKKICSSFDGSCMGQVCMSTTDVAFYVIDAHMWGFREACVEHHLQIGQGVAGRAFALRKPCFAEDVTKFSKSEYPLVHYARMFGLVGCLAICLQSTHSGDDDYILEFFLPHDCKYLIEQQALLDSISALMKQCFRSLKVVSDLELQKGISFEIINMFANENHGFEPKHICNQICDSHLYASPETYTLEGYDDSQNEGNVTSDSRVQHFPTHANAEKASNIHFDSAGSLLSNRNNGAPEKRRGKAEKSISLEVLQQYFSGSLKDAAKSLGVCPTTMKRICRQHGISRWPSRKISKVNRSLSKLKRVIESVQVAEGAFHLTSLGCPLPVAVGSISWPVNLDGSKEITGAVKDNVSSPHKTPGKNDQHDKLLAQQELGHDDSSPMPEPGKDSPCSKTNGSSEGSMDTPASLGSFHESPVNETFLDDASPPSDLKQGIVGDSLEFTLQHAGGPRLPPVCLMPGVNVAKPQPQLAGMLIEDSGSSKDLKNLCSNARDGCQDEHVMAANPLNPMAMPETRMVTIKASHQEDIIRFRLACTAGIVALRDEVTKRLKLEVGTFDIKYLDDDHEWVMLACNADLEECIEISGLSGSHVIRLAVHDVTTHLGSSCASLGD
- the LOC105038301 gene encoding protein NLP3 isoform X2, yielding MSETGDGKPPDDDSTALGRELMDLDLDIDGSTWPFDPSASVSIPLSSFLLSSSSSPLPGLPQLSFPPSPSPIWIVEDRAAEISSFLEDCPRFLNANEGARCGNVNASNSKARRLPLPAVEENADDSRVIKERMTQALRHFKESTDQHVLVQVWAPMKKGDRCFLTTSGQPFVLDPQSTRLLQYRTVSVMYIFSVDEDGEGSLGLPGRVYRHRLPEWTPNVQYYSSKEYPRLAHALNYNVQGSLALPVFEPSGQSCVGVVELVMTLPKINYAREVDKVCKALQAVNLKSSEILDHPNIQISNEGRQEALAEILEVLTVVCEAQKLPLAQTWVPCKRRTILAHGGGLKKICSSFDGSCMGQVCMSTTDVAFYVIDAHMWGFREACVEHHLQIGQGVAGRAFALRKPCFAEDVTKFSKRDDDYILEFFLPHDCKYLIEQQALLDSISALMKQCFRSLKVVSDLELQKGISFEIINMFANENHGFEPKHICNQICDSHLYASPETYTLEGYDDSQNEGNVTSDSRVQHFPTHANAEKASNIHFDSAGSLLSNRNNGAPEKRRGKAEKSISLEVLQQYFSGSLKDAAKSLGVCPTTMKRICRQHGISRWPSRKISKVNRSLSKLKRVIESVQVAEGAFHLTSLGCPLPVAVGSISWPVNLDGSKEITGAVKDNVSSPHKTPGKNDQHDKLLAQQELGHDDSSPMPEPGKDSPCSKTNGSSEGSMDTPASLGSFHESPVNETFLDDASPPSDLKQGIVGDSLEFTLQHAGGPRLPPVCLMPGVNVAKPQPQLAGMLIEDSGSSKDLKNLCSNARDGCQDEHVMAANPLNPMAMPETRMVTIKASHQEDIIRFRLACTAGIVALRDEVTKRLKLEVGTFDIKYLDDDHEWVMLACNADLEECIEISGLSGSHVIRLAVHDVTTHLGSSCASLGD